In the Desulfitobacterium hafniense DCB-2 genome, GGCTGCAGTGGGCGCAGCTGCCTTTTGGTATTCTCTTCCTCTTGCCGTGGGGGTTTTAATCCTTTTAGTGGCTTTGATCCTATCTTACCGGCAAATTATTTTCGCCTATCCTCACGGCGGCGGAGCTTATATGGTTTCTAAAAATAATTTGGGGGTTACTCCGGGATTAATAGCGGGCGGCTCTTTATTGGTCGACTATATTTTAACAGTGGCTGTCAGTGTCTCCGCAGGCACAGACGCCCTGACTTCCGCCTTTCCTGCCCTGCACGCCCATCATGTGACTATCGCCATTCTCTTTGTTGTTCTCCTTACGATTCTTAATTTAAGAGGGGTAACAGAATCTGCTTCTATATTGGCTTATCCAGTCTATTTATTTGTCGTTGCCTTATTGATCTTGATCGGAGCAGGGGGATACAAGATTTTGACGGGCCAGGTCTCACCTGTATTGTCTGCACCTATCGGTACACCTGTCGCAGGATTAAGCCTTTTTTTGTTGATGAAAGCCTTCGCCTCAGGAAGTTCGGCCTTAACGGGAGTGGAGGCCATCTCCAATGCCATACCGAATTTTAAGGAACCCGCCCCGAGCAATGCCGCCAAAACCCTGATGGCCATGGGGGGTTTGCTGGGAATCCTCTTTTCCGGCATTGTGCTCTTAGGGTATTTCTATGGAATTGCTCCCAGTGAAGAGGTCACTGTGGTCTCTCAGATCGCTGAAGATGTCTTCGGGCGCAATTACCTCTATTATTTTATTCAAGGAACAACCGCCCTTATCCTGATTCTGGCCGCCAACACCGGTTACTCGGCCTTTCCCCTTTTGGCGGTTAATCTTGCCAAAGATAAGTTTATCCCCAGAATATTCACCATGCGTGGCGACCGCCTGGGTTATTCCAACGGCATCATAAGCCTCGGTTTCTTATCCATTCTTCTGATCATTGCCTTTAAAGGACGCACTGAGCAGCTCATCCCGCTTTACGCAGTCGGTGTCTTCATTCCTTTTACTTTGTCCCAGACCGGCATGATCGTGAAATGGTTTAGAGAAAGGCCGAAAGGTTGGCTGCCCAAGCTGCTGATCAATGCCACAGGCGCTCTCATCTGTTTCAGTGTGACTTTGATTTTCTTTTTAACAAAATTTTCGCAGATTTGGCCCATTATCATCTTCATTCCCCTGATGATTTCTATGTTCAGAAAAATCCGCAGGCATTATGATGCAATAGCGGAAGAGCTGCGCGTTTCGGCCTGGGAAAAGGCGCTGCCGGTTCAGGGAAATATTATCATCATCCCCATTGCCGGGATCACCCGGGTTGTGGAGAACTCCCTCAACTATGCTCAATCTTTATCCCCACAGCAGATTATCGCCGTCCATGTCTCGTTTAATAAAGAGGACCAAACCAAACTGGAAGAGAAATGGGAAAACTGGCAGACCGGCGTTCGCCTGGTCACTCTCTATTCCCTGCGCAGGAGCATTATTCAGCCACTGACCAAGTTTATCGATTCCGTTGAACGGCGGACGGCGGAAGCCAATTATCAGATTACTGTTCTCATCCCGGAATTCATCCCTAAAAAAGGCTGGCATCATATTCTTCACAATCAATCCAGCTTATTGATCCGCACGGCTTTGCTCCATAGAAGAAATGTGGTTGTGACAACGGTGCCTTATCATCTCAAAAAGTAAGCACCAATCCCAAAAAGCAAGCGCAAAACTCAAACCGTAAGAACAAAACTTGTCGGCGAAATCCGTTGACTTCCTGGTGAGTAAATGTTAATATAACATCGTTATATAACGATGTTATATTAATTCGACAAGGGAATTGGAGGGTTAGGGCATGGTTGACAAGGAACAGACTACTCAGCAGCGGATTCTGCAGGCCGCCCAAGAGGAATTTCTGCGCCTGGGCTTTCAGAACTCTTCCCTGCGCTCCATCGCCAAGGCCTGCGGCGTAACCACCGGCGCCTTATATGGATATTACGCCGATAAAGACGCTTTGTTTGAGGCGCTGGTCCGGGAAGAGGCGGAAACCCTCTATACTATCTACCTGCGCGCTCATCAGGAGTTCGAAGCGCTGCCGCCGGAGCAGCAGCTTGCGGAGATGACTCAGCAGATCGAGCCGAGGATATGGAAGTGCTTTAATTACGTTTATGAGCATTATGATGCCTTTAAACTGCTTATCTGCCATGCTGAAGGGACATCTTATGAAAATTATGTCCATCGTCTGGCTGAAGTGGAGGTGGAGAGCTCCACTATCTTTCTTTCCTGCATGGAGAACATGGGGCGGCGGGTTACCCATATCCCGGATGATCTCAATCATATGCTGGCCAGCGCTTATCTGACCGGTTTTTTTGAAGTTGTCGCCCATGATATGCCTAAAGAAGAGGCCCGGGAATATATCGAACGTCTTACTGATTTTTTCAGCGCCGGTTGGAAAAACCTTTTGGGGCTTGTCTAGTGCACAGGGCACTCGCCCCAAAAATTTTTTGCCTATAAGTTAGCAGGAGCTAACTTTAACTTAAACAAGCTGACTATTATTTAAAGAGGAGGAGATTACCATGGATCAAACTAACACACCGGGAGCAGTGGCCCGCCTCAAGGAGTACGCGGGTCCCCACAGGAAAGAGTACGTCCTGTCGGTGCTGCTGGCCATACTGGGGGTCGCTTGCAGCATGATCCCCTATTTTGCGGTATCCCAAATGATTTGGGGACTGATTGAAGGAGGGAGTGATTTTAATTGGTATTTAGGCTGGTGCGCCGTGGCGGCCGCCGGTTTTCTGGGCAAGGCTGTGTTTCATAACCTCTCCACGAGTTTATCCCACAAGGCTACTTTTGCGGTGATTTCTGAAGTGCGGCGGCGGATCGCTCAAAAGCTGACCCGGGTTCCCATGGGCTATGTCCTGGATACTCCCTCAGGAAAGTTCAAAAACAGTATGGTGGAAAAAGTGGACAGTATTGAACCGACTCTGGCCCATGTGCTGCCGGAAATGACCTCCAATCTGCTGGTCCCCCTGGCTATTGTGGGTTACCTGTTCGTCCTGGACTGGCGCATGGCCCTGATCTCTCTGATCACTCTGCCCATTGGCGCAGTCTGCTATATGGGCATGATGAAAGACTATGAAAAGCGCTTTGGGGAGTATGTTGGTGTGGGCCGGCATATGAACGCCACGGCTGTGGAGTATATCAACGGCATTGAAGTGATCAAAGCTTTCGGGCAATCGGCCACTTCCTATAAGAAATTCGCCGATGCGGTCCATAAGAATGCTACCTATGGGCTGGATTGGATGCGGGATGTGCAGCTGTACTTTTCCATGGGCATCGGCATTTGGCCCGCCGTGCTCATCGGGGTCCTGCCTTTGGGCTGTGTTTTTTACATGAACGGCTCTCTGTCCGGAGCCGATTTCATCACGATCATGATTCTGGCCCTGGGCATCATGGCACCGCTGCTTTCCGCGATGTATTACACCGACGATCTTGCCAAAATCAAGGTTATTATCGGGGAAATCGGCGACATCCTCGATGAAGGGGAGCAAGTGCGGCCAACGGTTCTTGCCCGGCTGGACGGTACGGACATCGCACTCAAGGGCGTTACTTTCGGTTATGGGGAAACGGAGATCCTGCATGGGGTTGATCTGGCCATTCCCGCCGGGTCCGTAACCGCTCTGGTGGGACCTTCCGGCAGCGGCAAATCCACCATCGCCAAGCTCATCGCCTCTTTCTGGGATGTCAAGGACGGAACCCTCTCTATCGGCGGCGTGGATGTCAGGAACATTCCCGCCCCTCAGCTTATGGATAAGATCGCTTATGTAGCCCAGGATAATTTCCTCTTTGATCAGAGCATCCTGGAAAACATCCGCCTTGGCCGCCCAGCCGCCAGTGATGAGGAGGTGCGGGAGGCGGCTAAGGCTGCCGGCTGCCACGACTTTATTATGGGTTTGGCCGACGGATACGACACTGTGGCCGGCGGGGCCGGTGGACATCTCTCCGGGGGTGAACGCCAGCGGATCACCATCGCCCGGGCCATGCTCAAAAATGCCCCCATCGTTATTCTGGATGAAGCCACAGCCTATACCGACCCGGAAAACGAATCTGTCATCCAGGATGCCGTGGCCAAGCTGGTGGCGGGCAAAACCCTCATCGTCATCGCTCACCGGCTCTCCACCATCACGGATTCCGATCAGATTGCCCTGATTGAGAAGGGCCGGGTAGCTGCCCTGGGCACCCATGAGCAACTGCTGGAAAGCAGCCCATTATATCAGGAGCTCTGGCGGGCCCACATCAATGCTAAGGACGCTGCGTAAGGAGGAAATAAAATGATTGGAACGATTCGTAAATTTTTTGCCTTTGCCGGCAAGCGCGGGAAACTGATGCAAAAAGGCATTGCCCTGGCCCTGATCAATTCCATCTTCCAGGCCCTGCAGATTCTGGCCCTGGCGGTGGTCTTGCAAGGGATCGTGGAGGGAACGATGACCGCCGGAACAGCCTGGACCTCCTTCGCGATCATGTTCCTCAGTATGCTGGGGGCTATTCTTACCCGGCAGCGGGCCACCATGGCCCAAGCCGAGGGCAGCTTCATGATGTGCGCCGACAAACGGACGGAAATCGGCGATCGCCTGAAATACATGCCTATGGGCTATTTTAATGACCATAGTCTGGGAGCCATTACCGCCGCCGTTACCAACACCATGGAGGACGTACAGGATATCGCCCCCCGAGTCATGGATAAGATCATTCACGGCTATGTCCATGCCGCCATCATCACTCTGATGCTGCTCTTTTTCGATTGGCGCATCGGTCTGATCATCCTGGCCGGCATCCTGGTGTTCATGGGGGCCAATGGACTGATGCAGAAAAAATCCCGGACCATTTCCCCGGCCCGGGTAGCGGCCCAGTCTGCCCTGGTGGGTGCAGTACTGGAATATGTGCAGGGTATCAGTGTGGTGCGGGCTTTCAATCTGGCCCAGGCAGCCGGCCATACCCTTGATCAGGCCATCGACGAATGCGAAAAAAATAATGTGGGTCTGGAGATCGCCTTCATTCCTTATATGTTCCTGCAAAGCCTGATCCTTAAATTATTCAGTATTCTGGTGGTAATCGCTGCCATCGCTTTTTACCTGACCGGCAGCATGAACCTCACCACCTGCCTGCTGATGCTGATCTCCGCCTTTATTATCTACAGTCAGCTGGAAACAGCCGGCAGCATGTCCGCTTTGCTGCGCGCTATCGACATATCCATCGACCGGGTGGAGGAAATTCATCATACTCCGGTGATGGATGAGCTGGGCAAGGCTATCCACCCTCAGAGTTATGCTATTGAGGGCCGCAATGTCAGCTTCTCCTATGACAAGAAAAAAATCCTGGATGATGTCTCTTTCCGCATTCCTGCCGGAACCACCACGGCGATCATCGGTCCTTCAGGAGGAGGAAAAACCACCTTATGCCATCTGATCACCCGCTTCTGGGATGTGGACAGCGGTTCCATCACTTTGGGCGGCAGGGATGTGCGGGATTATAGCCTGGATAGTCTGCTGGCCAATTTCAGCATGGTCTTTCAAAAGGTCTATTTGTTCAATGACACTATTCTTAACAATATCCGTTTCGGAAAGCCTGACGCGACTCTGGAGGAGGTGCGGGAAGCGGCCAAAAGAGCCCGCTGCGACGACTTTATTATGATGCTGCCGGAGGGATACGACACGATGGTCGGTGAGGGGGGCGCCACCCTTTCGGGAGGGGAGCGTCAACGGATTTCCATCGCCCGGGCCATTTTAAAGGATGCCCCCATCGTCATTCTCGATGAAGCCACCGCCAATGTGGATCCGGAAAATGAAAGCCGGTTGCAGGAGGCTATCGCCGAAATGACCAAAAACAAGACCATCATTATGATCGCCCACCGGCTGAAAACCGTGCGCAATGCTCAGCAGATTCTGGTGCTGGATCAGGGCAGGATCGTCCAGCGGGGCGGCCATGAACAGCTTATGGCCGAGGGCGGGCTGTATGCCGACTTTATCGGCATGCGGGCCGCAGCCGTGGGTTGGAAGCTGGGCCGGAAGGGACTTGAAATGGATGTTCAAGGTGTCTGAAAGCATTTATTCTAATTTCTGAAGGATGAGGGTAACTGCTTTGTCTGCTAATTCCTGATCGTTCTTCGGACACCGTCCGCTAATCCCTACTGCTCCGATTAATCCATTATTTAAGACAACGGGAGTACCCCCTGGCATAGCCGTAAGACATGAATCACAAAAATAATTAATATTCAGTTGTTCTTCGGAAAGACGTTTATGGAAAGCTTCCGTTGTCGTTCCCATTCTGGAGGCCGTATAGGCTTTATTCTTTGCTAACTCAATACTGCGTATAGGTGCGCCATCCATCCTTAAGAAATACATCAAGAAACCATGGTTATCGCAAACAGCCATGCTTACAGGAGGTTTGCCATCTGATAAAGCCATTTCCACTATCCGGGAAGTCAGGATGTTTATACTGTCCATGGATAAAACCTGTTTCAAATCTATACCCCCTTCTTGCACTCTTTAACGCATTAATGAAGGAAGCCATAAGGAAATCTCTGGTATATAGGTAACCAGTAAAAGGATAAATATCATACCCAGGATAAGCGGGATAGCTGGGCGGGTGATTTCTTCTATTCTTACTTTTGATATTCCGGAAGCAACGAACAAATTAACTCCGACTGGTGGTGTTATGAAACCAATCGCTAAATTGACGACCATGATAACGCCAAATTGTATAGGATCCACACCCAGCTGTGAGACCATTGGCAGTAAAATAGGGGTTAAAATGATGATTGCCGCAAGTGCCTCCATAACCATTCCTACAAAAAGAAGAAATATATTGATCAACAACAATACAATAACTTTATTCGTACTGATACCCAATACAAAAGCTGCCACTGTCTCAGCGACTCGCTCTATAGTAATGAATCTGCCAAAGATTGTCGCCATAGCCATAAGAATAATGATCACCGCGGTGGTGGAACCTGACTCGACCAGACAATTGTACATATCCTTGAATTTTAAATCACGGTAAACAAACAGTCCAATGAGCAAACCGTAAGTTACAGAAATGGCTGCTGCTTCCGTAGGAGTCATATATCCGCCATAAATACCGCCCAAAATAATAACAGGTACGACTAAAGCCAATTTGGCATCCCATGCGGCTCGAAGTACTGCAATTATATCTATTCGATCTTTATTGCCTTTCCAACCATTTTTCTTTGAGGTACTATAAGCCAGAATCATTAAAATTATACCAATTAGGACTCCAGGAATAATACCTGCAATAAACAGTTTTCCAACCGATTCTTGGCCAACAACTCCATAAATAACAAAAGGATTACTAGGTGGAATAATGACACCAATTGAGCCGGCAGCTGCTACTATTGCCGCACTGAAAGCAACGCTATATCCCTGCCTTTTCATTTCAGGTATCATCATAGTTCCCACTGCAGCAACCGTCGCCGGCCCGGAACCGCTTATTGCGGCAAAGAACATGCAGGTAATAACCGTCACTAAAGCTAATCCGCCCGGGAAGAAGCCTACTAATTCATTGCCCAGATTTAACAGCCTTCTTAATAAGCCTCCGCTTCCCATGATGACTCCCGCAGCTACAAAAAATGGTATGGCCATAATGGGAAAGCTATCAATGCCGTTAAACGCTGCCTGAGAAAAATAATCCAAAGGTATAGCTTGAGAGTTTATTGTTGTAACCAAAGTAGCAATTCCCAAACTAAAGGCAATGGGTACGCCCATTATTATCAATAATATAAAATAAGCAAATAACAAAAGAGTAGCGTTAATATTATCAACCAGCAAAATGGGTAAAAACAGTATAATGGTAATTGCTATGCCCAGCACAATCGATTGAAAGCTCATTTCTTTGATGTCTGCAATAATGTTTTGCAGTGTTCTGAAGAACATCAGACTGATTCCCAAAGGAACGGCTAAATATGGTATGTACATAGGGATTCCCATTGCCGGAGTAACCTGATGATTGGTAACCTGCATAGTTATAGTGGCTATTCCGCCTTTAATCAGAATGTAAAACAAAACGAAGGTTAATAATGAACTGACCAAATTCAAGACTTTACTAAAAGAAACAGGTAAAATCCTGGTAACGGCGTCCACATTGATATTGGCTCGTTTTTTTATAACCAGAGCCGCCCCAATATATGAAACCCAAATAAAAACATATCTAGCTAACTCTTCCGACCATACATTAATGTTGGCAATATCGGCAAATGTCAATACATAACGGTTGATGACCTGTAAGGTTATTAAAATTGTAAAGAATAGAAAACCGGCCACTATTGCAACTTCTTCAAACCTTTGATCAAGTACCCTTAAAAGTCCCGAAAAGGTTTTTCTTTGTTGTGCTTCTTCTTTGATCATAATGATACAGTCCTCCATTTATCATTCCACTGAAGAGCAATACAGTATTTGGAGATCATTTTGGAGGATTCCTTCATTAATAAAGGTAGAAGGGATCCTCCATTGAATTCAAGCCATTATGACATTTTATTGAAAAACTTCTTCCTTTGTTTTGCCGATTGTTTTTAGAATAAGGTCAACATATTCCGGATCCGCTTTACCTTTGACGATAAACTCATCCCAGACCGGTTTAACGCTCCCCTTCCATTGCTTCATCTCATCAGGGGTAGGTTCATAAATTTTTATACCAAAGTTTTTGAAATTCTCTTTGGCTTCTTCTTCTTTCGTATTGGCAAGCTCTCTTTGCCATTGAACCGCTTCTTTTCCTGCATCTAATATCGCCTTTTGCAATTCAGGGCTTAAGCCGTCGAAAATCTTTTTGTTCATGACCAGAATGTCGGAACTATAGTTATAATTTATTTCGGTAGCAAATTTCAAAACTTCCTGGTGCTTTGTCTCCCAAAGTAAACCATAGGAATTCCCTTCGCCGTCAACGGTTTTTTGCTGAAGTGCGGTATATACTTCAGTCCAGCCTATAGGAGTAGGATTAGCACCCCATACCTTAAAGTCGGCCTGTTCAACCGGTGAGTTGGTGGTTCTTACTTTAAGACCTTTCATATCTGCGGGTAATTTAATTTCTTTTTCATTATTAACAAATTGACGGAATCCGTAATCCGGGTACATTACCACCTTAAAACCGGACTTTTCCAGTTCCTGAGATGCCAATTGACCCGGCTCGCCATCGACAACTTTGTAAACATCTTCTTTTGTTTGGAAAATATAGGGCAGATCCCAAGCTGTAAAAATATTGGTAAAGCTCGACATGTTCGGGGTGGATGAACCCCCAAATTCTATTGTTCCTTGCTGGGCGGCTTCGACCCCTTCGCGGTCATTGCCAAGAACACCATTATTAAATACGTCAACTACAATTTGTCCATTCGTTTTTTCCTTAACCAATTCCGCAAATTTAACATACCCCTGGGACACAGGATGATTATCCGATTTGGTTTGTGTCAAACGCATCTTCATGGCTTTCTGCTCGGTTCCGGCTCCTGCACTATCACTGGACGCTTTAGCGCCACAACCAACTAAAGAAAGTCCGGCAACTAATGAGACAACTAACAGTTTCCTTAAAAATATACCTTTTTGCATTATAGTCCCTCCTTAATTTGCACTTGCTGTTATGTCCTTAATAAGACTTTCACTTATTATGTTTTGCATCAACTCCTCCCCATTTCATTTTTGGATTTACTTAGTGAAGGTTCCCTCTATCGCAATGACCGTTACTATTCTACCTGAGCAGGTATCTCTGAGCAACCAGACCCTGCATGGCTATAAGAGCTGGGGCGATATCAGCCTGTCAAGGGCAGGAACTTCATCCCGGCTAACGCCCTCCCTTGACAGGCACCTTCAAATTAACATTTAAAGCAGGACCTTTTTCTTTCTTAGTTTTTATCCCAATTCCGATAATCAAGTTTTTGATATTTTGGCAATAAACGTACAGGAAGTTTTAGTGCATCTTTTCTAAAGGGTGGGGCTAATTGAGTTCCGTCGCACACTATCTCCAGGACGGTTGGCTTACGTGCTGCCAAGGCTCTTGCCAGTGCCGGGCCGACTTCTTCGGCTTTCTCAATCCTGACCCCTTCTGCTCCCATGGCTATGGCAACAGGTACGAAACTTTCCGGATTGGGAATATCTGCGCCAACAAAACGATTATTATAGAAGTCCACTTGATTCTTCTTCTCCGCACACCAACCACCGTTGCGGAAGACAATGGCTACAACGGGCAGGTTTTGTTCAACAGCCGTGCTGACTTCATGAAGACTCATTCCCCAGGCTCCATCCCCTATGATGGCGACTACAGGTGCATTGCGATCAGCCAGTTGGGCACCAAGGGCTGCAGGATAGGCAAAACCGGTGTTACCAAAAGTTAATGCCGCAATATGCATTCCTTTACCGGTAAATTTCAGATAGCTGTTAGCAGTGGAAGATACGTTACCGATATCGGTTGCTACAATAGCGTTTTCAGGGAGTGCCTTTTGAACTTCATAAAGGCCGCGGCGCGGATTGATAGGATCGCCGTCAACCATTGCCAAACTTACAATCTCATCCTCCCAATCCTTTTGCCGTGCTTTGATTGTAGCTAAGCGTCCTTTGTTGACTTCAGGTGCGGGAATTTTTGCTTCCAGCCGTTTAAGAATCTCTTTCGCAGCCTCTTTGGCATCGGCAATAATCCCTATTTCCACGGGGTGGGTTCGGGCAATATGGCGAGGATTAATATCTACCTGAATGATCTTGGCGTTTTCCGGGAAGTAGTTAATATCATATTGGGGCAGAGTACCAAATACGGAAAGCCTGGTGCCAAGGGCGAGAATAACATCTGCTTCGGCCAGGCTATGCATGGCCGCTTTTGATCCCATGTAACCGATAGGGCCAACCCAAAGGGGATGATCGGCAGGGAAAGCATCATTGTGCAAATAGGTACATGCAACGGGTGCTGTTAAAAGTCCGGCGATTCCAGCAACTATATCTCTGGCCTGCGTGTCAACAACGCCACGACCGGAGATGATTACAGGGCGTTCTGCAGAAAAGAGTAATTCCGCTGCTTTGTCCAGAGATGCCAGATCGCCACAACCACGTTGACTAACTCTGTATTGATGGGGTTCGAGAATTTGCTCTTCGACTTCGCCGTAGAAATAGTCTCTGGGAATATCATAGAGAACGGGACCACGCTCTGCGTAAGCAATGCGGAATGCGGTACGCAGGCAATCTGCAGCTCTGGAAGGATGAGGAACTTGGATTGCCGCTTTGGTAATCGCTTTAAAAATCTGCACTGTATCTGCTTCCTGGAAACCATCCCACCCTACTGTGGGTGTGCCTGCTGACGGACAAATGATAACCATGGGGGTGTGGGCAGAATTTGCAGCAGCTACGGAGGTTACCATATTTGTGATGCCAGGGCCGTTTTGGCCGATAATAACGCCGGCTTTTCCTGTCACTCTACAGAAGGCATCTTCCATATGACCCGCAGATTGTTCATGGCGTACAGATATGAACTCAATACCTGCTGTTGGAAATAAGTCTATGAGATCCATAAAAGCGGACCCTACAATACCGGAAACGTGTGTAATACCCTCTGCTACTAATGTTTCACAAATTGCCTCGCTAGGTGTCATTTTTATTTTTGACATTTTTTTGGCTTCCTCCTTGAATAGTAAGAAATTCTTAATCACGTCGTCACGTAATGACGTAATTACCAGTTATTCTACACATAGTTTACTATTACTCTTTGTTATGTGTCAATAGAGTTTTCTGATTTTTTTATTATTAAACCCGGCCTTATTTTCTCATTGGATTTCCGCCGCGGCCAAAGGTAGAAAAAAAGCTTAAACACCTTGCAAATACAAGGGGTTCAAGCTTTTAGAGTTTAAATTCTCCCGGAAATAAATCCCTAAATATGGTAAAGGAGCTATCCGCAGGCTGTACTAATCTTCTACAGAAATCGTTTTACTGCGACTATTATTACGTTTCATTTTTATTGTAATCGCGTATTTATCAGCACGAAAAGTGGTATTGACAACTTCAATCAGCTTTTTCTCGGGGCTGTAAGTGGATCGTTCAGTGACAAGCACACTTGAAGATTTACTTATACCTAGTAACTTGGCATCTTCTAAGCTGGGAACTTGACTGGTAATGGTCTCCTCTGCTTCACAAAGAGTAACACCCAGGGAATTCTCTAAAATTTCATAAATATTAGCTTGATCAAGATCAAATTCCGCTAACTTTTTACCAATTTCC is a window encoding:
- a CDS encoding APC family permease gives rise to the protein MISSLKRFLIGRPLKSTELGEQKLNKKKALAILSSDALSSVAYGPEQILIVLAAVGAAAFWYSLPLAVGVLILLVALILSYRQIIFAYPHGGGAYMVSKNNLGVTPGLIAGGSLLVDYILTVAVSVSAGTDALTSAFPALHAHHVTIAILFVVLLTILNLRGVTESASILAYPVYLFVVALLILIGAGGYKILTGQVSPVLSAPIGTPVAGLSLFLLMKAFASGSSALTGVEAISNAIPNFKEPAPSNAAKTLMAMGGLLGILFSGIVLLGYFYGIAPSEEVTVVSQIAEDVFGRNYLYYFIQGTTALILILAANTGYSAFPLLAVNLAKDKFIPRIFTMRGDRLGYSNGIISLGFLSILLIIAFKGRTEQLIPLYAVGVFIPFTLSQTGMIVKWFRERPKGWLPKLLINATGALICFSVTLIFFLTKFSQIWPIIIFIPLMISMFRKIRRHYDAIAEELRVSAWEKALPVQGNIIIIPIAGITRVVENSLNYAQSLSPQQIIAVHVSFNKEDQTKLEEKWENWQTGVRLVTLYSLRRSIIQPLTKFIDSVERRTAEANYQITVLIPEFIPKKGWHHILHNQSSLLIRTALLHRRNVVVTTVPYHLKK
- a CDS encoding TetR/AcrR family transcriptional regulator, yielding MVDKEQTTQQRILQAAQEEFLRLGFQNSSLRSIAKACGVTTGALYGYYADKDALFEALVREEAETLYTIYLRAHQEFEALPPEQQLAEMTQQIEPRIWKCFNYVYEHYDAFKLLICHAEGTSYENYVHRLAEVEVESSTIFLSCMENMGRRVTHIPDDLNHMLASAYLTGFFEVVAHDMPKEEAREYIERLTDFFSAGWKNLLGLV
- a CDS encoding ABC transporter ATP-binding protein → MDQTNTPGAVARLKEYAGPHRKEYVLSVLLAILGVACSMIPYFAVSQMIWGLIEGGSDFNWYLGWCAVAAAGFLGKAVFHNLSTSLSHKATFAVISEVRRRIAQKLTRVPMGYVLDTPSGKFKNSMVEKVDSIEPTLAHVLPEMTSNLLVPLAIVGYLFVLDWRMALISLITLPIGAVCYMGMMKDYEKRFGEYVGVGRHMNATAVEYINGIEVIKAFGQSATSYKKFADAVHKNATYGLDWMRDVQLYFSMGIGIWPAVLIGVLPLGCVFYMNGSLSGADFITIMILALGIMAPLLSAMYYTDDLAKIKVIIGEIGDILDEGEQVRPTVLARLDGTDIALKGVTFGYGETEILHGVDLAIPAGSVTALVGPSGSGKSTIAKLIASFWDVKDGTLSIGGVDVRNIPAPQLMDKIAYVAQDNFLFDQSILENIRLGRPAASDEEVREAAKAAGCHDFIMGLADGYDTVAGGAGGHLSGGERQRITIARAMLKNAPIVILDEATAYTDPENESVIQDAVAKLVAGKTLIVIAHRLSTITDSDQIALIEKGRVAALGTHEQLLESSPLYQELWRAHINAKDAA
- a CDS encoding ABC transporter ATP-binding protein; the encoded protein is MIGTIRKFFAFAGKRGKLMQKGIALALINSIFQALQILALAVVLQGIVEGTMTAGTAWTSFAIMFLSMLGAILTRQRATMAQAEGSFMMCADKRTEIGDRLKYMPMGYFNDHSLGAITAAVTNTMEDVQDIAPRVMDKIIHGYVHAAIITLMLLFFDWRIGLIILAGILVFMGANGLMQKKSRTISPARVAAQSALVGAVLEYVQGISVVRAFNLAQAAGHTLDQAIDECEKNNVGLEIAFIPYMFLQSLILKLFSILVVIAAIAFYLTGSMNLTTCLLMLISAFIIYSQLETAGSMSALLRAIDISIDRVEEIHHTPVMDELGKAIHPQSYAIEGRNVSFSYDKKKILDDVSFRIPAGTTTAIIGPSGGGKTTLCHLITRFWDVDSGSITLGGRDVRDYSLDSLLANFSMVFQKVYLFNDTILNNIRFGKPDATLEEVREAAKRARCDDFIMMLPEGYDTMVGEGGATLSGGERQRISIARAILKDAPIVILDEATANVDPENESRLQEAIAEMTKNKTIIMIAHRLKTVRNAQQILVLDQGRIVQRGGHEQLMAEGGLYADFIGMRAAAVGWKLGRKGLEMDVQGV
- a CDS encoding GlcG/HbpS family heme-binding protein gives rise to the protein MKQVLSMDSINILTSRIVEMALSDGKPPVSMAVCDNHGFLMYFLRMDGAPIRSIELAKNKAYTASRMGTTTEAFHKRLSEEQLNINYFCDSCLTAMPGGTPVVLNNGLIGAVGISGRCPKNDQELADKAVTLILQKLE
- a CDS encoding TRAP transporter large permease subunit encodes the protein MIKEEAQQRKTFSGLLRVLDQRFEEVAIVAGFLFFTILITLQVINRYVLTFADIANINVWSEELARYVFIWVSYIGAALVIKKRANINVDAVTRILPVSFSKVLNLVSSLLTFVLFYILIKGGIATITMQVTNHQVTPAMGIPMYIPYLAVPLGISLMFFRTLQNIIADIKEMSFQSIVLGIAITIILFLPILLVDNINATLLLFAYFILLIIMGVPIAFSLGIATLVTTINSQAIPLDYFSQAAFNGIDSFPIMAIPFFVAAGVIMGSGGLLRRLLNLGNELVGFFPGGLALVTVITCMFFAAISGSGPATVAAVGTMMIPEMKRQGYSVAFSAAIVAAAGSIGVIIPPSNPFVIYGVVGQESVGKLFIAGIIPGVLIGIILMILAYSTSKKNGWKGNKDRIDIIAVLRAAWDAKLALVVPVIILGGIYGGYMTPTEAAAISVTYGLLIGLFVYRDLKFKDMYNCLVESGSTTAVIIILMAMATIFGRFITIERVAETVAAFVLGISTNKVIVLLLINIFLLFVGMVMEALAAIIILTPILLPMVSQLGVDPIQFGVIMVVNLAIGFITPPVGVNLFVASGISKVRIEEITRPAIPLILGMIFILLLVTYIPEISLWLPSLMR
- a CDS encoding TRAP transporter substrate-binding protein — encoded protein: MQKGIFLRKLLVVSLVAGLSLVGCGAKASSDSAGAGTEQKAMKMRLTQTKSDNHPVSQGYVKFAELVKEKTNGQIVVDVFNNGVLGNDREGVEAAQQGTIEFGGSSTPNMSSFTNIFTAWDLPYIFQTKEDVYKVVDGEPGQLASQELEKSGFKVVMYPDYGFRQFVNNEKEIKLPADMKGLKVRTTNSPVEQADFKVWGANPTPIGWTEVYTALQQKTVDGEGNSYGLLWETKHQEVLKFATEINYNYSSDILVMNKKIFDGLSPELQKAILDAGKEAVQWQRELANTKEEEAKENFKNFGIKIYEPTPDEMKQWKGSVKPVWDEFIVKGKADPEYVDLILKTIGKTKEEVFQ